From the Euphorbia lathyris chromosome 6, ddEupLath1.1, whole genome shotgun sequence genome, one window contains:
- the LOC136232485 gene encoding probable serine/threonine-protein kinase PBL18 isoform X1, with amino-acid sequence MGNCCKKPSSAKCAHASSTTFSSGSKKPQIYEVNQDSCSSSSAATHLQSLNKSLIECTIDTSVSSNLKSFSFNELKNATKNFRSETMLGEGGFGCVFKGWLDGLTLAPTKPGSGIVVAVKRLKTESFQGHKEWLAEVNYLGLLRHENLVKLIGYCAESDNRLLVYEFMPKGSLENHLFRKGDQPISWNMRMHIALHVARGLSFLHGLNANVIYRDLKASNILLDSDFSAKLSDFGLARDGPTGDNTHVSTRVVGTRGYAAPEYIATGHLTPKSDVYSFGVVLLELLSGRRAMDDERANFVEETLADWAKPFLSDPRRVLRIMDTRLGGQYSKKGAQAAAALALQCLHTDPKNRPAMIEVLTALEKLNTSSNDAGRMVVSPGKLDHHRIKHMNSPLRKNRASTNLE; translated from the exons aTGGGTAACTGCTGTAAGAAACCTTCTAGTGCCAAGTGCGCCCATGCTTCTTCTACCACTTTTTCTTCCG GAAGCAAAAAACCTCAAATATATGAAGTGAATCAAGATTCCTGCTCCTCCTCCTCTGCTGCTACTCATCTACAAAGCTTGAACAAATCTTTAATAGAGTGCACAATTGATACATCTGTTTCAAGCAATCTCAAGTCCTTTAGCTTTAATGAACTAAAGAATGCAACCAAAAATTTCCGCTCCGAAACAATGCTTGGTGAAGGAGGATTTGGGTGTGTTTTCAAAGGATGGCTTGATGGACTTACTTTAGCTCCTACTAAACCGGGGTCTGGGATTGTTGTGGCTGTAAAGAGGCTTAAGACTGAAAGTTTTCAGGGCCATAAGGAATGGCTT GCTGAAGTGAACTACCTAGGTCTACTTCGTCATGAGAATCTAGTGAAGCTGATTGGGTACTGTGCTGAGTCTGATAATAGACTTCTGGTTTATGAGTTTATGCCAAAGGGAAGTTTGGAGAATCATTTATTTAGAA AGGGGGATCAACCTATTTCCTGGAATATGCGGATGCACATTGCTCTTCATGTAGCAAGAGGCTTGTCCTTTTTACACGGTTTAAATGCCAATGTAATCTACCGGGATTTGAAAGCGTCCAACATTCTGCTTGATTCG GATTTTAGTGCAAAGCTTTCAGATTTTGGCTTGGCAAGGGACGGTCCTACTGGGGATAACACTCATGTCTCAACGAGAGTGGTGGGAACTCGGGGCTACGCTGCACCAGAATACATAGCTACAG GTCACTTGACTCCTAAGAGCGATGTGTACAGCTTTGGAGTTGTGTTGTTAGAATTATTGTCAGGAAGACGAGCAATGGATGATGAAAGAGCTAATTTCGTCGAAGAAACCCTGGCAGATTGGGCAAAGCCTTTTCTGAGTGATCCGAGAAGAGTTTTGCGGATCATGGACACTAGACTCGGGGGGCAGTACTCGAAGAAAGGAGCTCAAGCTGCAGCTGCACTTGCATTGCAGTGTCTACACACAGATCCGAAAAATAGGCCGGCCATGATTGAGGTTTTAACGGCATTAGAAAAGCTGAACACGTCGTCGAATGATGCAGGCAGAATGGTGGTGTCCCCAGGTAAGCTGGATCATCACAGGATCAAGCATATGAATAGTCCTTTGAGGAAAAATAGAGCATCTACCAACTTGGAATGA
- the LOC136232485 gene encoding probable serine/threonine-protein kinase PBL2 isoform X2, with protein MKVPSLFPNFNLFRRRGSKKPQIYEVNQDSCSSSSAATHLQSLNKSLIECTIDTSVSSNLKSFSFNELKNATKNFRSETMLGEGGFGCVFKGWLDGLTLAPTKPGSGIVVAVKRLKTESFQGHKEWLAEVNYLGLLRHENLVKLIGYCAESDNRLLVYEFMPKGSLENHLFRKGDQPISWNMRMHIALHVARGLSFLHGLNANVIYRDLKASNILLDSDFSAKLSDFGLARDGPTGDNTHVSTRVVGTRGYAAPEYIATGHLTPKSDVYSFGVVLLELLSGRRAMDDERANFVEETLADWAKPFLSDPRRVLRIMDTRLGGQYSKKGAQAAAALALQCLHTDPKNRPAMIEVLTALEKLNTSSNDAGRMVVSPGKLDHHRIKHMNSPLRKNRASTNLE; from the exons ATGAAAGTCCCTTCCCTTTTCCCCAATTTCAATCTCTTCAGAAGAAGAG GAAGCAAAAAACCTCAAATATATGAAGTGAATCAAGATTCCTGCTCCTCCTCCTCTGCTGCTACTCATCTACAAAGCTTGAACAAATCTTTAATAGAGTGCACAATTGATACATCTGTTTCAAGCAATCTCAAGTCCTTTAGCTTTAATGAACTAAAGAATGCAACCAAAAATTTCCGCTCCGAAACAATGCTTGGTGAAGGAGGATTTGGGTGTGTTTTCAAAGGATGGCTTGATGGACTTACTTTAGCTCCTACTAAACCGGGGTCTGGGATTGTTGTGGCTGTAAAGAGGCTTAAGACTGAAAGTTTTCAGGGCCATAAGGAATGGCTT GCTGAAGTGAACTACCTAGGTCTACTTCGTCATGAGAATCTAGTGAAGCTGATTGGGTACTGTGCTGAGTCTGATAATAGACTTCTGGTTTATGAGTTTATGCCAAAGGGAAGTTTGGAGAATCATTTATTTAGAA AGGGGGATCAACCTATTTCCTGGAATATGCGGATGCACATTGCTCTTCATGTAGCAAGAGGCTTGTCCTTTTTACACGGTTTAAATGCCAATGTAATCTACCGGGATTTGAAAGCGTCCAACATTCTGCTTGATTCG GATTTTAGTGCAAAGCTTTCAGATTTTGGCTTGGCAAGGGACGGTCCTACTGGGGATAACACTCATGTCTCAACGAGAGTGGTGGGAACTCGGGGCTACGCTGCACCAGAATACATAGCTACAG GTCACTTGACTCCTAAGAGCGATGTGTACAGCTTTGGAGTTGTGTTGTTAGAATTATTGTCAGGAAGACGAGCAATGGATGATGAAAGAGCTAATTTCGTCGAAGAAACCCTGGCAGATTGGGCAAAGCCTTTTCTGAGTGATCCGAGAAGAGTTTTGCGGATCATGGACACTAGACTCGGGGGGCAGTACTCGAAGAAAGGAGCTCAAGCTGCAGCTGCACTTGCATTGCAGTGTCTACACACAGATCCGAAAAATAGGCCGGCCATGATTGAGGTTTTAACGGCATTAGAAAAGCTGAACACGTCGTCGAATGATGCAGGCAGAATGGTGGTGTCCCCAGGTAAGCTGGATCATCACAGGATCAAGCATATGAATAGTCCTTTGAGGAAAAATAGAGCATCTACCAACTTGGAATGA